One window of the Archangium primigenium genome contains the following:
- the serA gene encoding phosphoglycerate dehydrogenase, producing the protein MNTPVFPSPSTPVSIDGPPKVLLLENIHSSAAEMFAAEGFLVERLKGALKPDELEERIQGVHVLGIRSKTTIHAEALAKAPQLLAVGCFCIGTNQVDLASANRHGTPVFNAPFSNTRSVAELVIAEIIMLSRQLGDRNREVHTGQWRKVSVGSYEVRGKTLGIVGYGHIGSQLGVLAESMGMRVLFYDVATKLPLGNTRATASLEELLGASDFVTLHVPATPATEKMMGTAELARMKKGAFLINASRGTVVDIEALANALRSGHVGGAAVDVYPEEPETNSDGFISALQGLSNVILTPHIGGSTEEAQASIGKEVATSLIKLVKTGATTGAVNFPQVEAPLIPKTHRILNVHRNTPGVLRDINRIVSDLNANIHAQVLSTDAHIGYLVMDLDQDVVNPVCQAIAGLKTDIKTRIVF; encoded by the coding sequence ATGAACACGCCCGTCTTCCCCTCGCCGTCCACGCCGGTGTCCATCGACGGCCCGCCGAAGGTCCTGCTGCTGGAGAACATCCACTCGTCCGCCGCGGAGATGTTCGCCGCGGAGGGCTTCCTGGTGGAGCGGCTCAAGGGCGCGCTCAAGCCCGACGAGCTGGAGGAGCGCATCCAGGGCGTGCACGTGCTGGGCATCCGCAGCAAGACGACCATCCACGCGGAGGCGCTGGCCAAGGCGCCGCAGCTGCTCGCGGTGGGCTGCTTCTGCATCGGCACCAACCAGGTGGACCTGGCGTCGGCCAACCGCCACGGCACGCCCGTGTTCAACGCGCCCTTCAGCAACACGCGCAGCGTGGCGGAGCTCGTCATCGCGGAGATCATCATGCTCAGCCGCCAGCTGGGCGATCGCAACCGCGAGGTGCACACGGGCCAGTGGCGCAAGGTGTCCGTGGGCAGCTACGAGGTGCGCGGCAAGACGCTGGGCATCGTGGGCTACGGGCACATCGGCTCGCAGCTGGGCGTGCTCGCCGAGTCCATGGGCATGCGCGTGCTCTTCTACGACGTGGCGACGAAGCTGCCCCTGGGCAACACGCGCGCCACGGCGTCGCTCGAGGAGCTGCTCGGGGCGTCGGACTTCGTGACGCTGCACGTGCCGGCCACGCCCGCCACGGAGAAGATGATGGGCACCGCGGAGCTGGCGCGCATGAAGAAGGGCGCCTTCCTCATCAACGCGAGCCGGGGCACGGTGGTGGACATCGAGGCGCTGGCCAACGCCCTGCGCTCGGGCCACGTGGGCGGCGCCGCGGTGGACGTCTACCCGGAGGAGCCGGAGACGAACAGCGACGGCTTCATCTCGGCGCTGCAGGGCCTGTCCAACGTCATCCTCACGCCCCACATCGGCGGCTCCACCGAGGAGGCCCAGGCCTCCATCGGCAAGGAGGTGGCCACCTCGCTCATCAAGCTGGTGAAGACGGGCGCCACCACGGGCGCGGTGAACTTCCCCCAGGTGGAGGCGCCGCTCATCCCCAAGACGCACCGCATCCTCAACGTGCACCGCAACACGCCGGGCGTGCTTCGCGACATCAACCGCATCGTCTCGGACCTCAACGCCAACATCCACGCGCAGGTGCTGAGCACGGACGCCCACATCGGCTACCTGGTGATGGACCTGGACCAGGACGTGGTCAACCCCGTGTGCCAGGCCATCGCCGGCCTCAAGACGGACATCAAGACGCGCATCGTCTTCTGA
- a CDS encoding FAD-binding oxidoreductase encodes MADVLPEAFLRAVAEGFPADFLTRDLSELQEYGRDWTRVHAAAPCAVAFPRTTDEVARLLALCDAHRVPVVPSGGRTGLAAGAVAARGELVLSLRRMTRMEPVELLGNTVRVQAGAVTEAVHQHCAEHGLTWPVDFASKGSSQVGGNIATNAGGVKVIRYGLTRNWVLGLQVVTAQGQVLELNGALEKNNTGADLRQLFIGSEGTLGIITEATLKLTPLPGKQEVFLFAVPDVAGVLRLFRDARRAPLVLSAYEFFTDKCLARVQRHRKLRSPFEGPSGCYVLVEAEARDATEVENWLGSLFEQGLVTDGTLAQSPSQASELWALRESISESLSATGLPHKNDVSLPVAHLEAFCAELDAVFRERYPDWEIALFGHIGDGNLHINIMKPEGMEKSEFLAHTKQADPAIFELVRKHGGSISAEHGIGLLKKDYLSFSRSSGELDMLRTLKRALDPHNILNPGKILDV; translated from the coding sequence ATGGCCGATGTGCTCCCCGAAGCGTTCCTGCGTGCCGTTGCCGAAGGATTCCCGGCGGACTTCCTCACCCGTGACTTGAGCGAGCTCCAGGAGTACGGGCGCGACTGGACCCGGGTCCACGCGGCCGCGCCCTGCGCGGTGGCCTTTCCCCGCACCACGGACGAGGTGGCGCGCCTGCTGGCCCTGTGTGACGCGCACCGGGTGCCGGTGGTGCCCTCGGGCGGGCGCACGGGACTGGCGGCGGGCGCGGTGGCCGCGCGGGGCGAGCTGGTGCTGTCCCTGCGGCGCATGACGCGCATGGAGCCGGTGGAGCTCCTGGGTAACACGGTGCGGGTGCAGGCGGGCGCGGTGACGGAGGCGGTGCACCAGCACTGCGCCGAGCACGGCCTCACGTGGCCGGTGGACTTCGCCTCCAAGGGCTCCAGCCAGGTGGGCGGCAACATCGCCACCAACGCGGGCGGCGTGAAGGTCATCCGCTACGGGCTCACGCGCAACTGGGTGCTGGGCCTGCAGGTGGTGACGGCCCAGGGCCAGGTGCTGGAGCTCAACGGCGCGCTGGAGAAGAACAACACGGGCGCGGACCTGCGCCAGCTCTTCATCGGCAGCGAGGGCACGCTGGGCATCATCACCGAGGCCACGCTCAAGCTCACGCCCCTGCCCGGCAAGCAGGAGGTGTTCCTCTTCGCGGTGCCGGACGTGGCCGGGGTCTTGCGCCTGTTTCGCGACGCCCGCCGCGCGCCGCTGGTGCTCAGCGCCTACGAGTTCTTCACCGACAAGTGCCTGGCGCGCGTGCAGCGCCACCGCAAGCTGCGCTCGCCCTTCGAGGGGCCCAGCGGCTGCTACGTGCTGGTGGAGGCCGAGGCGCGCGATGCCACCGAGGTGGAGAACTGGCTGGGCTCGCTCTTCGAGCAGGGGCTGGTGACGGACGGCACGCTCGCGCAGAGCCCCTCCCAGGCGAGCGAGCTGTGGGCCCTGCGCGAGAGCATCAGCGAGAGCCTGTCGGCCACGGGCCTGCCGCACAAGAACGACGTGTCCCTGCCGGTGGCCCACCTGGAGGCGTTCTGCGCGGAGCTCGACGCCGTGTTCCGCGAGCGCTACCCGGACTGGGAGATCGCCCTGTTCGGCCACATCGGGGACGGCAACCTGCACATCAACATCATGAAGCCCGAGGGCATGGAGAAGTCCGAGTTCCTCGCCCACACCAAGCAGGCGGACCCGGCCATCTTCGAGCTGGTGCGCAAGCACGGCGGCAGCATCTCGGCCGAGCACGGCATCGGCCTGCTCAAGAAGGACTACCTGTCCTTCTCCCGCTCCAGCGGGGAGCTGGACATGCTGCGCACCCTCAAGCGCGCCCTGGATCCGCACAACATCCTCAACCCGGGGAAGATCCTCGACGTGTGA
- a CDS encoding vWA domain-containing protein — protein sequence MTKRTSRILGIVGGLLFVLGVVPLVVILFWGHNIRRLLGASADSLSGHTFAEHRESSVHYKRLKDFSKDPDAPATPAPAQAAVAPAPARVESVPETLRTAGSTHEAVRPNPYTLVSTDRFSTFAVDVDTASYTLFRRYMSEGRLPPREAVRVEEWMNYFQYRYPAPQEGDFRVDLEGAPSPYTPGWHLIKVGVQGRVVTAEQRKPAHLVFLVDTSGSMFSQDKLPLAQKSMKVLVQGLTARDTVALVTYAGSVRDVLPPTPATERGTIFAAIDALSAEGSTAMGSGLELAYRHAARHARPDSVSRVIVLTDGDANIGNTSASVMYENIRGYVQEGVTLSAIGFGMGNYRDDVLERLADKGNGNCFYIDSEDEARRVFQEKLSGTLEVIAQDVKVQVEFDPEAVHTYRLMGYENRAIADKDFRDDKVDAGEIGAGHTVTALYEVKLIGTRSPLATVRVRAKRPGGVEAAEQRFVLERGQVHDSLSRASANLRFAAAVAGTADILRGAPQADNWNLSTAEALAESALDDLSDRAEFLGLLRRVRGMVPPSFARSTP from the coding sequence ATGACGAAACGCACCTCGCGGATCCTGGGCATTGTCGGCGGTCTCCTGTTCGTCCTCGGGGTCGTTCCGCTCGTGGTCATCCTCTTCTGGGGCCACAACATCCGCCGGCTCCTCGGCGCGAGCGCGGACAGCCTCTCGGGGCACACGTTCGCCGAGCACAGGGAGTCCAGCGTCCACTACAAGCGGCTCAAGGACTTCAGCAAGGACCCCGACGCGCCCGCCACGCCCGCCCCGGCCCAGGCCGCCGTGGCCCCGGCCCCGGCCCGCGTCGAGTCCGTCCCCGAGACCCTGCGCACGGCGGGCAGCACGCACGAGGCCGTCCGGCCCAACCCCTACACCTTGGTGAGCACGGACCGCTTCTCCACCTTCGCGGTGGACGTGGACACGGCCTCCTACACCCTCTTCCGTCGCTACATGTCCGAGGGCCGCCTGCCGCCGCGCGAAGCGGTGCGCGTGGAGGAGTGGATGAACTACTTCCAGTACCGCTACCCCGCCCCCCAGGAGGGCGACTTCCGCGTGGATCTGGAGGGCGCGCCCTCGCCCTATACCCCGGGCTGGCACCTCATCAAGGTGGGCGTCCAGGGACGCGTCGTCACCGCCGAGCAGCGCAAGCCCGCCCACCTCGTCTTCCTGGTGGACACCAGCGGCTCCATGTTCAGCCAGGACAAGCTGCCGCTCGCCCAGAAGTCCATGAAGGTCCTGGTCCAGGGCCTCACCGCCCGGGACACCGTGGCGCTCGTCACCTACGCGGGCAGCGTGCGGGACGTGCTGCCGCCCACCCCCGCCACCGAGCGCGGCACGATCTTCGCCGCCATCGACGCGCTGAGCGCCGAGGGCTCCACCGCCATGGGCAGTGGCCTGGAGCTCGCCTACCGGCACGCGGCGCGGCACGCCCGCCCCGACAGCGTCTCGCGTGTCATCGTGCTCACCGACGGCGACGCCAACATCGGCAACACCTCGGCGAGCGTGATGTACGAGAACATCCGCGGCTACGTGCAGGAGGGCGTCACCCTGTCCGCCATCGGCTTCGGCATGGGCAACTACCGCGATGACGTGCTCGAGCGCCTGGCCGACAAGGGCAACGGCAACTGCTTCTACATCGACAGCGAGGACGAGGCGCGCCGCGTCTTCCAGGAGAAGCTCTCGGGCACGCTGGAGGTCATCGCCCAGGACGTGAAGGTGCAGGTGGAGTTCGACCCCGAGGCCGTCCATACCTACCGGCTGATGGGCTACGAGAACCGGGCCATCGCCGACAAGGACTTCCGCGACGACAAGGTGGACGCCGGGGAGATTGGCGCCGGGCACACCGTCACCGCGCTCTACGAGGTGAAGCTCATCGGCACGCGCTCGCCCCTGGCCACGGTGCGGGTGCGCGCCAAGCGCCCCGGCGGCGTCGAAGCCGCCGAGCAGCGCTTCGTCCTGGAGCGCGGCCAGGTGCACGACTCGCTGTCGCGCGCCTCGGCCAACCTGCGCTTCGCCGCCGCCGTGGCGGGCACCGCCGACATCCTCCGCGGCGCCCCCCAGGCGGACAACTGGAACCTGTCCACCGCCGAGGCCCTCGCCGAGTCCGCCCTGGACGACCTGAGCGACCGCGCCGAGTTCCTCGGCCTGCTGCGCCGCGTGCGCGGCATGGTTCCCCCCTCCTTCGCCCGCTCCACCCCCTGA
- a CDS encoding STAS/SEC14 domain-containing protein: MPFQITVHEADRIIDVVYPPQPSAEDVEDYLKRIRETILRVGSPWSALVDQAHLRVMPPDMVATMASLNAFAQHHGMKRSARVVTDPASGLQAWRMTKRALLTIPTQTFETREAALAWLRNPEHD, translated from the coding sequence ATGCCCTTTCAGATCACCGTCCACGAGGCGGACCGCATCATCGACGTCGTCTATCCCCCGCAGCCCAGCGCGGAGGACGTGGAGGACTACCTCAAGCGCATTCGCGAGACGATCCTGCGCGTGGGCAGCCCCTGGAGCGCGCTGGTGGACCAGGCCCACCTCCGGGTGATGCCGCCGGACATGGTGGCCACCATGGCCAGCCTCAACGCCTTCGCGCAGCACCACGGCATGAAGCGCTCGGCGCGCGTGGTGACGGACCCGGCCAGCGGCCTGCAGGCCTGGCGCATGACCAAGCGCGCCCTGCTCACCATCCCCACCCAGACCTTCGAGACGCGCGAGGCGGCCCTCGCCTGGCTGCGCAATCCCGAGCACGACTGA
- a CDS encoding pilus assembly protein PilB has protein sequence MRLGELWVASGLLSAAQVDQAVAYHRRHGCRLGEAAVALGLLTPEQTLTTLSQHLQLPFVRREGLERVPRALLKCMPEAVLRRLKVCPLRIQWSEEGQGLVYVATSEPDNFELLGEIELVTGCTVKPVLALASDLRRVLASHGLGAEPIAEPVAAPSAAL, from the coding sequence ATGCGGCTGGGTGAGTTGTGGGTGGCGAGCGGGCTGCTGTCGGCGGCCCAGGTGGATCAGGCGGTGGCCTACCATCGGCGGCACGGATGCCGGTTGGGCGAGGCGGCGGTGGCCCTGGGCCTGCTCACACCCGAGCAGACGCTCACCACGCTGTCCCAGCACCTGCAATTGCCCTTCGTGCGCCGCGAGGGCCTGGAGCGCGTGCCCCGGGCCCTGCTCAAGTGCATGCCGGAGGCGGTGCTGCGGCGCCTCAAGGTCTGTCCCCTGCGCATCCAATGGAGTGAGGAGGGGCAGGGCCTCGTCTACGTGGCCACCAGCGAGCCGGACAACTTCGAGCTGCTCGGGGAGATCGAACTCGTCACCGGCTGCACCGTGAAGCCCGTGCTCGCGCTCGCCTCGGACTTGCGCCGGGTGCTCGCCTCCCACGGCCTGGGCGCCGAGCCCATCGCCGAGCCCGTTGCCGCGCCCAGCGCCGCCCTCTGA
- a CDS encoding ketopantoate reductase family protein: MDSSRTAPRILVVGCGGIGGVVLSRLLEAGHPVHAVARREAIAQVLRERGPRLHDEKGERAVPGTNLEVFVRPPERGTYDFILLATPPTGVEEAVRDTRHLLAPEGAVVVLSNGLCEERVAREVEAERVIGAVVAWGASSPETGVYVRTATGGIVLGTLRGGTDARVERLAGVLRAVCPVELTTNLRGVRWSKLAINCAISSLGTVGGDRLGPLMRQRFVRRLGLEVITEVLQVARAEGVTLEKVAPTLELEWLALDDAERRARGSPSLLLKHAVLLAIGTHYRKMRSSMLAAIERGREPAVDSLNGEVVRKAQVHGIAVPVNTCLWETVHALGRHELKPGLDTLRAVYARTRSLPE, from the coding sequence ATGGACTCCTCGCGGACCGCTCCCCGGATCCTCGTCGTCGGCTGTGGTGGCATCGGAGGCGTGGTGCTCTCGCGCCTCCTGGAAGCGGGCCACCCGGTGCATGCCGTGGCGCGCCGGGAGGCGATCGCCCAGGTGCTGCGCGAGCGGGGACCCCGCCTGCACGACGAGAAGGGCGAGCGCGCGGTGCCCGGAACGAACCTGGAGGTCTTCGTGCGGCCGCCGGAGCGGGGCACCTACGACTTCATCCTGCTGGCCACGCCGCCCACGGGCGTGGAGGAGGCGGTGCGGGACACGCGCCACCTGCTCGCGCCGGAGGGCGCCGTGGTCGTGTTGTCCAACGGACTGTGCGAGGAGCGGGTGGCCCGCGAGGTGGAGGCCGAGCGGGTCATCGGCGCCGTGGTGGCCTGGGGCGCCTCGTCCCCGGAGACGGGCGTCTACGTGCGCACGGCCACGGGCGGCATCGTGCTCGGCACGCTGCGCGGGGGCACGGACGCGCGCGTGGAGCGGCTGGCCGGGGTGCTGCGCGCCGTGTGCCCGGTGGAGCTCACCACCAACCTGCGCGGGGTGCGCTGGAGCAAGCTGGCCATCAACTGCGCCATCTCCTCGCTGGGCACGGTGGGAGGAGACCGGCTGGGGCCGCTCATGCGCCAGCGCTTCGTGCGCCGGCTGGGCCTGGAGGTCATCACCGAGGTGCTCCAGGTGGCGCGCGCCGAGGGGGTGACGCTGGAGAAGGTGGCCCCCACGCTGGAGCTGGAGTGGCTCGCGCTGGACGACGCGGAGCGGCGCGCGCGGGGCTCGCCCTCGCTCCTGCTCAAGCACGCGGTGCTGCTGGCCATCGGCACGCACTACCGCAAGATGCGCTCGTCCATGCTGGCGGCGATCGAGCGCGGGCGCGAGCCGGCCGTGGACTCGCTCAACGGCGAGGTGGTGCGCAAGGCCCAGGTCCACGGCATCGCGGTGCCGGTGAACACCTGCCTGTGGGAGACGGTGCACGCCCTGGGACGGCACGAGCTGAAGCCCGGCCTGGACACCCTGCGCGCCGTGTACGCGCGCACGCGGAGCCTCCCGGAGTGA
- a CDS encoding S41 family peptidase, with protein MKPCARPLAWGLVCVALACAHAPSPVVQEASTALPRGVWRSRGYGRLFQVEATGVTGFHVAGPFCYRDPRPEADPDGWLGGHQRLTDDTLAVSGTPGGTRYVLERLPALPAACEDRTPWTADRLAALTAETFATLYPTSAARGLDWSARAATAARRLDASSDDAALFEALSEMLADVDDAHVELHATVGGEPRELTPGEAPTLRRLARADMDERTWLRAYKRGILEDILRGTGRQVANHRLFWGRVEDVGYLNVVTMGAFDADAAPDDTTALEAALDEALGAFQGARAVIVDVSNNRGGYDGVSLRLAGRFASERRLAYTKVGFGARDVAPQAFHVEPSPRVRYEGPVYLLTSDVTVSAGEVFTLAMRALPNVRHVGTTTRGALSDQLEKPLPNGWRLALAGEVYRDAQGTDFEPRGIPPAMPLEVFPPDAPAQGHARAVLRLMTALATAPR; from the coding sequence ATGAAACCGTGTGCACGGCCCCTGGCGTGGGGCCTCGTCTGTGTCGCGCTGGCGTGTGCCCACGCGCCCTCCCCCGTCGTCCAGGAAGCGTCCACCGCCCTGCCCCGAGGCGTCTGGCGCTCGCGGGGTTATGGTCGGCTGTTCCAGGTGGAGGCCACGGGCGTGACGGGATTTCATGTCGCCGGACCTTTCTGCTACCGCGATCCCCGGCCCGAGGCGGACCCGGATGGGTGGCTCGGCGGCCACCAGCGGCTCACGGACGACACCCTCGCCGTGTCCGGCACCCCCGGGGGCACGCGCTACGTGTTGGAGCGGCTGCCCGCCCTGCCCGCCGCCTGCGAGGATCGGACACCGTGGACGGCCGACCGCCTCGCCGCGCTGACGGCGGAGACGTTCGCCACGCTCTACCCGACGTCCGCCGCGCGCGGGCTGGACTGGAGCGCGCGCGCCGCGACGGCCGCGCGCCGACTGGACGCGTCATCCGATGACGCGGCGCTGTTCGAGGCGCTGTCGGAGATGCTCGCGGACGTGGACGACGCCCACGTGGAGCTGCACGCGACCGTGGGCGGCGAGCCCCGGGAACTCACGCCGGGCGAGGCCCCCACGCTGCGCCGCCTCGCGCGGGCGGACATGGACGAGCGCACGTGGCTGCGCGCCTACAAGCGCGGCATCCTGGAGGACATCCTCCGGGGCACGGGCCGGCAGGTGGCCAACCACCGGCTCTTCTGGGGACGGGTGGAGGACGTCGGCTACCTGAACGTGGTGACCATGGGCGCGTTCGACGCCGACGCCGCCCCGGACGACACCACCGCCCTGGAGGCCGCGCTCGACGAGGCCCTCGGCGCCTTCCAGGGCGCACGGGCGGTGATCGTCGACGTGAGCAACAACCGGGGCGGCTACGACGGCGTGAGCCTGCGCCTGGCGGGGCGCTTCGCGTCCGAGCGGCGACTGGCCTACACCAAGGTGGGCTTCGGCGCCCGGGACGTGGCGCCCCAGGCCTTCCACGTGGAGCCCTCGCCGCGCGTGCGCTACGAGGGGCCCGTCTACCTGCTCACGAGCGACGTGACGGTCAGCGCGGGGGAGGTCTTCACCCTCGCCATGCGCGCGCTGCCCAACGTGCGGCACGTGGGCACGACGACCCGGGGGGCGCTGTCGGATCAATTGGAGAAGCCCCTGCCCAACGGCTGGCGGCTGGCGCTGGCCGGCGAGGTGTACCGGGACGCCCAGGGCACCGACTTCGAGCCCCGGGGCATCCCCCCGGCCATGCCCCTGGAGGTGTTTCCCCCCGACGCGCCCGCCCAGGGACATGCGCGGGCCGTGCTGCGCCTGATGACGGCGCTGGCTACTGCACCACGGTGA
- a CDS encoding Uma2 family endonuclease gives MGWGSTTKVTPPGPDEALLARLEALPPHVVGEILAGQLIVSPRPASPHSAANFALAGALGGPFQRDRPGPEGWWFFAEPELRLGPDVVVPDLAGWRRSRMPVRRPVPNFTLAPDWVCEVLSPSTARIDRTLKKRFYAREGVEYVWLVDPVARTLEVLRRHEDPWLERGAWSGDARVRAEPFDALELELKRFWFSESPEPE, from the coding sequence ATGGGGTGGGGCAGCACAACGAAGGTCACACCGCCTGGACCCGATGAGGCGCTGCTCGCGCGGCTGGAGGCGCTCCCTCCCCATGTGGTGGGGGAGATCCTGGCGGGCCAGTTGATCGTCTCGCCCCGGCCCGCGAGCCCGCACTCGGCCGCCAACTTCGCGCTGGCGGGGGCATTGGGCGGCCCCTTCCAGCGAGACCGCCCCGGGCCGGAGGGCTGGTGGTTCTTCGCCGAGCCGGAATTACGACTGGGGCCGGACGTGGTGGTGCCGGACCTGGCGGGCTGGCGGCGCTCCCGCATGCCCGTGCGGCGGCCCGTGCCGAACTTCACCCTGGCCCCGGACTGGGTCTGCGAGGTGCTGTCCCCCTCGACGGCGCGCATCGACCGGACGCTCAAGAAGCGGTTCTACGCGCGGGAGGGGGTCGAGTACGTCTGGCTCGTGGACCCGGTGGCGCGCACGCTGGAGGTGCTGCGCCGGCACGAGGACCCGTGGCTGGAGCGCGGCGCCTGGAGCGGCGACGCGCGGGTGCGCGCCGAGCCCTTCGACGCATTGGAACTGGAGCTCAAGCGCTTCTGGTTCTCCGAGTCCCCCGAGCCGGAGTGA
- a CDS encoding acyl carrier protein, with protein sequence METETKNQLRRFIRTTFLRNEQASLSDGTSLLASGMMDSTDTLELILYLESEFGITVDDEEAGPENLDTIERMAAFIAGKRSAGQLSPA encoded by the coding sequence ATGGAAACGGAGACGAAGAACCAGTTGCGCCGGTTCATCCGGACGACCTTCCTGCGCAATGAGCAGGCCTCGCTGTCCGACGGCACCTCGCTGCTCGCATCCGGGATGATGGATTCCACGGACACGCTCGAGCTCATCCTCTACTTGGAGAGCGAGTTCGGCATCACCGTGGATGACGAGGAGGCGGGGCCGGAGAACCTGGACACCATCGAGCGCATGGCCGCGTTCATCGCCGGCAAGCGCTCGGCGGGTCAGCTGTCGCCCGCATGA
- a CDS encoding lytic transglycosylase domain-containing protein, with the protein MRRKRSSGGFPWVRVGLCVLAPLVLLNLAVAFFGDTRVPLFSLSFLKEKAHALSAYARHRPTCVLDGHPELEPLIRDTERRHRLPPGLLRALVQVESNTQPHRISPAGAMGPGQLMPSTASLLRVEDPFDPAPALDGSARYLAEQLTRYRGNVTLAVAAYNAGPGNVNGRVPRNGETEFYVDKVLTAYARLRPPPPPRAPPPASAAKRQGRAAPTPTHPSPEARPSAG; encoded by the coding sequence GTGCGGCGCAAGCGGAGCAGCGGCGGGTTTCCCTGGGTGCGGGTGGGACTGTGCGTCCTGGCGCCGCTCGTGCTGCTCAACCTGGCGGTGGCCTTCTTCGGGGACACCCGCGTGCCGCTCTTCTCCCTGTCCTTCCTCAAGGAGAAGGCCCACGCGCTGAGCGCCTACGCGCGCCACCGGCCCACCTGCGTGCTCGACGGGCACCCGGAGCTCGAGCCCCTCATCCGCGACACCGAGCGCCGCCACCGCCTGCCCCCGGGCCTGTTGCGCGCGCTCGTGCAGGTGGAGTCCAACACCCAGCCCCACCGCATCTCGCCCGCGGGCGCCATGGGCCCCGGCCAGCTCATGCCCTCCACCGCGAGCCTGCTGCGCGTGGAGGATCCGTTCGATCCCGCGCCGGCGCTCGACGGCAGCGCGCGCTACCTCGCCGAGCAGCTCACGCGCTACCGGGGCAACGTGACGCTCGCGGTGGCGGCGTACAACGCGGGGCCGGGCAACGTGAATGGCCGCGTGCCGCGCAACGGGGAGACGGAGTTCTACGTGGACAAGGTGCTCACCGCCTACGCGCGCCTGCGCCCGCCCCCGCCGCCGCGCGCGCCCCCGCCCGCCTCCGCCGCGAAGCGTCAGGGCCGCGCCGCGCCCACCCCCACCCACCCATCGCCCGAGGCGCGACCCTCCGCCGGATGA
- a CDS encoding DUF1993 domain-containing protein, with protein sequence MSLSMYQASVPVFIRMLGNLSAILDKAAAYAETKKIAPAVLLGARLAPDMLPLSSQIQIACDSAVRGAARLANMDLPSFPDTETSFPEFQERLAKTIAFLKTVPAAQVDGSEERTVTLKMRTGEVQFQGQAFLLGFSLPNFYFHVTTAYAILRHNGLDVGKTDFLGKS encoded by the coding sequence ATGTCCCTGTCCATGTACCAGGCGTCGGTTCCCGTTTTCATCCGCATGCTGGGCAACCTGTCGGCGATCCTCGACAAGGCCGCCGCCTACGCCGAGACGAAGAAGATCGCCCCCGCGGTGCTGCTCGGCGCTCGGCTGGCGCCGGACATGCTGCCCTTGTCCTCGCAGATTCAGATCGCCTGTGACTCGGCGGTGCGGGGCGCGGCCCGGCTGGCGAACATGGACCTGCCCAGCTTCCCGGACACCGAGACCTCCTTCCCCGAGTTCCAGGAGCGCCTCGCCAAGACGATCGCCTTCCTCAAGACCGTGCCCGCGGCGCAGGTGGACGGCAGCGAGGAGCGCACCGTCACCCTCAAGATGCGCACCGGCGAGGTGCAGTTCCAGGGACAGGCCTTCCTACTCGGCTTCTCGCTGCCCAACTTCTATTTCCACGTCACCACCGCCTACGCCATCCTGCGCCACAACGGCCTGGACGTCGGCAAGACCGACTTCCTCGGCAAGTCCTGA
- a CDS encoding SRPBCC family protein produces the protein MLKKILISSGGVFGGVLVVGLVLPSTYRVERTTLLRAPTGRVYPHVADPKRWREWTPWQEAAYPEAQWAFGSQAGPGAVRSWSGERVGRGSLVLTRADPETGVAYDVSLDGGRFLAQGTIAFASSEDGTWVTWVDSGDVGGNPFLHYLVPWIEARLGRDLDQALLQLQRVVRDAPAEVVEATPAPEPVPETAPAVAAPVPDAGPAPMEDAGPAPAVDAGHDAGHAPDAGVLPAASEEPAPSGTPTSAESSLPEAAPEDAGPTH, from the coding sequence ATGCTCAAGAAGATCCTCATCTCCAGCGGAGGCGTGTTCGGCGGCGTGCTCGTGGTGGGCCTCGTGTTGCCGTCGACCTACCGGGTCGAGCGCACGACCCTGCTGCGCGCGCCGACCGGGCGGGTGTACCCCCACGTGGCGGACCCGAAGCGGTGGCGCGAGTGGACGCCCTGGCAGGAGGCGGCGTACCCGGAGGCGCAGTGGGCCTTCGGCAGCCAGGCCGGCCCGGGCGCCGTGCGCAGCTGGAGCGGCGAGCGGGTGGGGCGGGGCTCGCTCGTGCTCACCCGGGCGGACCCCGAGACGGGCGTGGCCTATGACGTGTCGCTCGACGGGGGCCGGTTCCTCGCCCAGGGCACCATCGCCTTCGCCTCCTCGGAGGATGGCACCTGGGTGACGTGGGTGGACTCGGGGGATGTGGGCGGCAACCCCTTCCTTCATTACCTGGTGCCGTGGATCGAAGCGCGGCTGGGCCGGGACCTGGACCAGGCCCTGCTCCAGCTCCAGCGCGTGGTGCGGGACGCGCCCGCGGAGGTCGTCGAGGCCACGCCCGCGCCCGAGCCCGTGCCGGAGACCGCCCCCGCCGTCGCCGCGCCCGTCCCCGACGCGGGTCCCGCCCCCATGGAGGACGCGGGCCCGGCGCCCGCAGTGGATGCCGGACACGATGCCGGACACGCGCCGGACGCGGGCGTGCTCCCCGCGGCCTCCGAGGAGCCCGCGCCCTCGGGCACACCCACGTCGGCGGAGTCTTCCCTACCCGAGGCGGCCCCGGAGGACGCCGGGCCGACACATTGA